The following coding sequences lie in one Bacteroidota bacterium genomic window:
- the pheS gene encoding phenylalanine--tRNA ligase subunit alpha, whose translation MKDRIDELLSEIEAFTASSKEHVEEFRIKLLSKKGKVKELFEEFKTVAPEMRKEVGQKLNELQNKAQDKINHLKEKFESSDDAANSTIDLTLPAENIAFGSRHPLSLVRNQIVDIFSRIGFTVSEGPEIEDDWHNFTALNTPADHPARDMQDTFYISENPDIVLRTQTSSVQVHIMEGTQPPIRTISPGRVYRNEAISARAHCQFHQVEGLYIDKKVSFADLKQTLLYFSKEMFGEETKIRLRPSYFPFTEISAEMDISCPFCKGTGCNICKGAGWVEILGCGMVDPSVLENCKIDSKQYSGFAFGMGIERITMLKYQVKDLRLFSENDVRFLKQFKSVI comes from the coding sequence ATGAAAGATCGTATTGACGAATTATTAAGTGAAATTGAAGCTTTTACCGCAAGCAGCAAAGAGCATGTGGAAGAGTTTCGTATTAAATTGTTGAGCAAAAAAGGAAAAGTAAAAGAGCTGTTTGAGGAGTTCAAAACTGTTGCACCTGAAATGCGCAAAGAAGTTGGCCAAAAGCTGAATGAACTGCAAAACAAAGCACAAGATAAAATCAACCACTTGAAAGAAAAATTCGAATCATCGGATGATGCTGCGAATTCAACGATTGATTTAACACTGCCTGCTGAAAACATTGCTTTTGGCTCACGACACCCGTTATCGCTCGTTAGAAATCAGATTGTAGACATCTTCTCTCGGATTGGATTTACCGTTTCGGAAGGACCGGAAATTGAAGACGATTGGCATAATTTTACAGCCTTAAATACACCTGCAGATCATCCTGCACGTGATATGCAAGACACCTTTTACATTTCTGAAAACCCTGATATTGTATTACGAACACAAACCTCTTCCGTGCAAGTACATATCATGGAAGGCACACAGCCACCTATTCGCACCATTTCACCGGGGCGCGTTTACCGCAATGAAGCTATTTCTGCACGTGCTCATTGTCAGTTTCACCAAGTAGAAGGTTTGTACATTGATAAAAAAGTTTCGTTTGCCGACTTAAAACAAACGCTTTTATATTTCTCAAAAGAAATGTTTGGCGAAGAAACAAAAATTCGTTTGCGCCCTTCCTATTTTCCATTTACAGAAATTAGTGCTGAAATGGATATTTCTTGCCCGTTTTGTAAAGGAACAGGATGCAATATCTGTAAAGGTGCCGGCTGGGTAGAAATTTTAGGTTGCGGAATGGTGGACCCTTCTGTACTTGAAAACTGCAAAATAGATAGCAAACAATACAGCGGATTTGCTTTCGGTATGGGCATTGAGCGCATCACCATGCTTAAATATCAAGTAAAAGATCTTCGATTGTTTTCTGAAAACGATGTTCGCTTTTTGAAACAATTTAAATCGGTTATTTAA
- a CDS encoding carboxypeptidase regulatory-like domain-containing protein: MKTLATRISAVIAVIALLSVVFVSTSCNKDKTCHGKVTVVDTNGAAISGATVRLAAPSVSGDVVYDGTTDGSGMASFDVKLPAIFDVTATHPAYAGEEGVGVLRLDEPGKDAEVTVRVQ; this comes from the coding sequence ATGAAAACATTAGCTACCAGAATTTCAGCAGTTATAGCCGTAATCGCACTACTATCTGTGGTGTTTGTATCTACATCTTGTAACAAGGATAAAACCTGCCATGGAAAAGTAACCGTAGTGGATACGAATGGAGCTGCTATATCAGGAGCAACAGTTCGTTTAGCTGCACCTTCTGTTAGTGGTGATGTTGTTTATGATGGGACTACAGATGGGTCTGGAATGGCTTCTTTTGATGTAAAACTTCCTGCAATTTTTGATGTTACTGCAACACATCCTGCTTATGCCGGTGAAGAAGGTGTTGGCGTTCTTCGTTTGGATGAGCCGGGAAAAGATGCTGAAGTAACCGTTAGAGTTCAATAA
- a CDS encoding M1 family metallopeptidase — MMVLNARIFILAIALVFASSCNLFKKSTGKDDDLIVMNLDTIQAVATNIQVEEYHASETRLNDILHTKLDVSFDWTTQYMYGKATITTKPYFYPTSEIALDARGMDIKEVSLVKKEYKKTGMDSKKNPDGVYEATVSEVDTKTPLQYNYKEDVLTIQLGRVYKNNEEYTLFIEYVAKPNELKKSGGSAAITDDKGLYFINPDGKDKNKPQQIWTQGETQATSVWMPTIDRPNERMTQEIYMTVDKKYVTLSNGELCSSFDNGDGTRTDYWKMELPHAPYLAMMAVGDFAVVKDKWRGKEVSYFVEKEYEPHAKAIFGNTPEMLEFFSNKLGVEYPWIKYSQITARDYVSGAMENTTATLHSEFLQRTDRELLDKDYEDYISHELFHQWFGDLVTCESWSNLPLNESFATYGEYLWQEYKYGLDAADHHSAESRAGYLAESDRKQVNLIRFQYSDKEDMFDGHSYNKGGQVLHMLRKYVGDDAFFASLKLYLETNKYTSVEIHQLRMAFEKVTGEDLNWFFNQWFLSPGHPDLIIRSEYNANNQKQIVQIKQVQDFSKTPLFKIPMYIDLYVNGKVERKKITLTKSDETFEFPAASKPDLVNVDAEKMLLCTKSETKSIQELAFQYSNAPLYLDRFEALSKLSEKAGDSIATGVIIKALNDKFWNLRLDAIGALKNIQAGHEKEIKEKLVGLAQTDAKAIVRAMAIEFLYANYKDADLEPLYKNGLKDKSYYVFSSSLSAIGKINPKEAMVIAKPYENEKNIDVLYAITDLYAANGTDENNDFFINNATKFTGFSMIGFISQYTVFLKKDKKDETVNKGVDLLAGIANDASITKWVAYYAKKSVKELVAMYDDRIAFTNEKIKKLKEINPNSDVHNLESEIESAKAQREKVAKVFETIK, encoded by the coding sequence ATGATGGTTCTGAACGCACGTATTTTTATCCTGGCAATAGCGCTTGTTTTTGCTTCTTCTTGTAATTTGTTTAAAAAATCAACTGGCAAGGACGATGATTTAATTGTAATGAACCTGGATACTATTCAGGCGGTTGCTACGAATATTCAAGTTGAAGAATACCATGCTTCGGAAACGAGATTAAATGATATACTTCACACCAAATTGGATGTGAGCTTCGATTGGACCACACAATACATGTATGGAAAAGCCACCATCACCACAAAACCTTATTTCTACCCGACTTCCGAAATTGCATTAGATGCCCGTGGAATGGACATCAAAGAGGTGTCACTTGTAAAAAAAGAATACAAAAAAACCGGAATGGATAGCAAGAAAAATCCGGATGGAGTTTACGAAGCAACCGTTTCAGAAGTGGATACTAAAACACCTTTACAATACAACTACAAAGAAGATGTACTCACCATTCAACTGGGGAGAGTGTATAAAAATAATGAAGAGTATACCCTGTTTATTGAGTATGTTGCCAAACCGAATGAATTAAAAAAGAGTGGTGGAAGTGCAGCGATTACGGATGATAAAGGATTGTATTTTATCAATCCGGATGGGAAAGATAAAAATAAGCCGCAACAAATTTGGACGCAAGGAGAAACGCAAGCAACTTCGGTTTGGATGCCAACCATCGATCGTCCGAATGAACGAATGACTCAGGAGATTTACATGACGGTTGATAAAAAGTATGTGACATTATCTAACGGAGAGCTGTGTTCTTCCTTTGATAATGGTGATGGCACTCGAACAGATTATTGGAAAATGGAATTACCTCATGCTCCCTATTTAGCAATGATGGCTGTTGGTGATTTCGCAGTTGTAAAAGACAAATGGAGGGGGAAAGAAGTATCCTATTTTGTTGAAAAGGAATACGAGCCCCATGCAAAAGCTATATTTGGCAACACTCCGGAGATGTTAGAGTTTTTCTCAAACAAGTTAGGTGTTGAATATCCATGGATTAAATATTCACAGATTACTGCACGTGATTACGTTTCTGGGGCAATGGAAAATACCACTGCTACACTTCATAGCGAATTTTTACAACGCACCGATAGGGAATTGTTAGACAAAGATTACGAAGATTATATTTCGCATGAATTGTTTCATCAGTGGTTTGGTGATTTAGTTACCTGTGAATCATGGAGCAATTTGCCGCTGAACGAATCATTTGCCACGTATGGTGAATATTTATGGCAAGAATATAAATATGGCTTGGATGCAGCAGACCACCACAGCGCAGAATCCAGAGCCGGATATTTAGCGGAATCCGACAGAAAACAAGTCAACCTGATTCGTTTTCAGTATTCCGATAAAGAAGATATGTTTGATGGACATAGCTATAATAAAGGCGGACAAGTGCTTCACATGTTGCGAAAATATGTTGGCGATGATGCGTTTTTTGCTTCCTTGAAATTGTATTTAGAAACCAATAAATATACTTCTGTGGAGATTCATCAATTGCGAATGGCATTTGAAAAAGTAACTGGTGAAGATTTAAATTGGTTTTTTAATCAATGGTTCTTGTCGCCCGGACACCCTGATTTAATTATTCGTTCGGAGTACAATGCCAACAATCAAAAACAAATTGTACAAATAAAACAAGTACAAGATTTTTCAAAAACACCGTTGTTTAAAATTCCAATGTACATCGATTTGTATGTTAATGGAAAAGTGGAACGCAAAAAAATCACACTGACTAAATCCGATGAGACATTCGAATTCCCAGCTGCTTCAAAACCTGATTTGGTAAATGTAGATGCAGAAAAAATGTTGTTGTGCACAAAAAGCGAAACGAAGTCGATTCAAGAATTAGCATTTCAATATTCAAATGCTCCATTGTATTTAGATCGATTTGAGGCCCTTTCGAAACTTTCGGAGAAGGCAGGGGACTCCATTGCTACTGGCGTTATCATCAAAGCATTAAATGATAAATTTTGGAATTTACGCTTGGATGCTATTGGCGCTTTGAAGAATATTCAAGCCGGACATGAAAAAGAAATCAAAGAAAAATTGGTTGGGTTGGCTCAAACAGATGCGAAAGCCATTGTACGTGCCATGGCGATTGAGTTTTTATATGCGAATTACAAAGATGCGGATTTGGAACCGTTGTATAAAAACGGATTGAAAGATAAATCGTATTATGTGTTTAGCTCTTCTTTGTCTGCCATCGGAAAAATAAACCCGAAAGAGGCGATGGTGATTGCTAAACCTTATGAAAATGAAAAGAACATTGACGTGTTGTATGCAATTACAGATTTATATGCGGCAAATGGAACGGATGAAAACAATGATTTTTTTATCAACAACGCAACAAAGTTCACCGGGTTTTCAATGATTGGATTTATTTCACAGTACACGGTATTTTTGAAAAAGGATAAAAAGGATGAAACGGTAAACAAGGGAGTTGATTTGTTGGCAGGCATTGCAAACGATGCAAGCATTACAAAGTGGGTGGCCTATTATGCAAAAAAATCAGTAAAAGAACTTGTTGCGATGTACGATGATCGAATTGCATTCACCAATGAGAAGATAAAAAAACTGAAGGAAATAAATCCGAATTCCGATGTGCATAACTTGGAAAGTGAGATTGAAAGCGCAAAAGCGCAAAGAGAAAAAGTAGCGAAAGTGTTTGAAACAATAAAGTAA
- a CDS encoding biotin/lipoyl-binding protein: protein MLKVKVNNQKEHTIELENESTGTIDGKAFALDVIEVKNGSFHIIKDNRSYNVEVIKADAAEKSFLVRVNGNNYQLNVKDKYDELLKSLGFDDLSSKKVNEIKAPMPGLVLDVRVAEGDTVKKGDPILVLEAMKMENIIKSPTDGTIKKINVKKGVAVEKNQVLINFG, encoded by the coding sequence ATGCTAAAAGTAAAAGTAAACAATCAGAAAGAGCATACTATAGAGCTCGAAAACGAAAGCACAGGAACCATTGATGGCAAAGCATTTGCTTTGGATGTGATTGAAGTAAAAAATGGTAGTTTTCATATTATAAAAGACAATCGCTCTTACAATGTGGAAGTGATCAAAGCTGATGCAGCTGAGAAAAGTTTTTTGGTACGCGTCAATGGAAACAATTACCAACTGAATGTAAAAGACAAGTACGATGAATTGCTGAAGAGCCTAGGTTTTGATGATTTAAGTTCTAAAAAAGTAAACGAAATAAAAGCTCCGATGCCAGGATTGGTATTGGATGTAAGAGTTGCAGAAGGAGACACCGTTAAAAAAGGTGATCCTATTTTAGTGTTGGAAGCCATGAAAATGGAAAACATTATCAAATCACCAACCGATGGAACCATTAAAAAAATCAATGTAAAGAAAGGTGTAGCCGTTGAGAAAAATCAGGTATTGATTAACTTCGGATAA
- a CDS encoding peptidylprolyl isomerase produces the protein MGEGNINVLIKTTYGDIKIKLYNETPLHRDNFLKLVKTHYLDSLLFHRVIQKFMIQGGDPNSKNAIPGEVMGEGGPGYTIPAEINRSIFHKKGALAAARESDLDNPTQASSGSQFYIVQGKTYTDSLLKTQAVRITKRTLYAYFVNLAENKHYLDDYKRYVKEEKADSMKYINDVFDAKVEKEFPNVALYKFTPEQIKAYTTIGGTPALDNTYTVFGEVYQGMEIVDLIAAQKTDKSARPIEDIRILSVSIIP, from the coding sequence ATGGGCGAAGGGAATATCAACGTGCTGATTAAGACAACCTACGGGGATATTAAGATAAAATTATACAACGAAACACCACTTCACCGCGACAATTTTTTGAAACTGGTTAAAACACATTACTTGGATAGCCTTCTATTTCACCGCGTTATTCAAAAATTCATGATTCAAGGTGGTGATCCGAATTCAAAAAATGCAATCCCAGGAGAAGTAATGGGAGAAGGCGGTCCAGGCTATACCATTCCTGCTGAAATTAACCGCTCCATTTTTCATAAAAAAGGTGCACTTGCCGCTGCCAGAGAAAGCGACTTAGATAATCCAACACAGGCTTCTTCCGGCTCTCAGTTTTACATTGTCCAAGGTAAAACCTATACCGACTCGCTTTTAAAAACACAAGCCGTGAGAATCACGAAACGAACACTCTACGCTTATTTTGTTAATCTTGCTGAAAACAAACATTATTTAGATGATTACAAACGGTATGTAAAAGAAGAAAAAGCCGACAGCATGAAATACATCAACGATGTTTTTGATGCTAAAGTGGAAAAAGAATTTCCAAATGTTGCGCTATACAAATTCACTCCGGAACAAATAAAAGCATACACCACCATCGGTGGAACGCCTGCATTGGATAATACCTATACCGTTTTCGGAGAAGTTTATCAAGGCATGGAGATTGTTGATTTAATTGCCGCACAAAAAACCGATAAAAGCGCAAGACCCATCGAAGACATTCGCATTTTGAGTGTTTCAATTATTCCTTAA
- a CDS encoding tetratricopeptide repeat protein: MLKTEPNDSFLNYALALEYAKVNDVVKAIELIEGLITRDENYLGAYYQLGKYYEHIQDIPKAIATYTKGTEVAKKIKNNKALGELNEALWMLEED, encoded by the coding sequence ATGCTTAAGACGGAGCCCAACGACTCCTTCTTAAACTATGCATTGGCATTGGAGTATGCAAAAGTAAATGATGTAGTAAAAGCCATTGAATTAATCGAGGGATTGATAACTCGAGATGAAAACTATTTGGGTGCTTATTACCAATTGGGAAAATACTACGAGCACATTCAAGATATTCCCAAGGCGATTGCAACCTATACAAAAGGAACAGAAGTCGCAAAAAAAATTAAAAACAACAAAGCATTGGGTGAATTGAATGAAGCTTTGTGGATGTTGGAGGAGGACTAA
- a CDS encoding ATP-binding protein, which translates to MVLAENQKIRIASRAENIILVERMVEDVCDLFNISEDYYGNILVAITEAVNNAIYHGNQANPKKNIDIFFKSFPDHVSFIVKDEGKGFNYDNLPDPTNPENIENPNGRGVFLMRNLADKVSFEDNGSKVVLDFKMAN; encoded by the coding sequence ATGGTACTTGCAGAAAATCAAAAAATCAGAATCGCTTCAAGAGCAGAGAATATCATTCTTGTTGAGCGTATGGTAGAAGATGTGTGTGATTTGTTCAACATCAGCGAAGATTATTACGGAAATATACTTGTAGCGATTACTGAAGCAGTAAACAATGCAATTTATCATGGTAATCAAGCAAACCCAAAGAAAAATATCGATATTTTCTTTAAATCCTTCCCCGATCATGTTTCATTCATTGTAAAAGATGAAGGAAAAGGATTTAATTATGATAACTTGCCGGATCCAACCAATCCTGAAAACATTGAAAACCCGAATGGTCGCGGTGTATTTTTAATGCGCAACTTGGCCGACAAAGTTTCATTTGAAGACAATGGCAGCAAAGTGGTGTTGGATTTCAAAATGGCTAACTAG
- a CDS encoding DUF4175 family protein, translating into MSSNYQNLIEKLDEFIRKYYKNLLLRGVIYSTALVLLFFVSATTLEYFAHFNSAVRTVLFYSFVLASLFILVKYIAIPVSKLYKIGKIISHEEASAIIGKHFSNVQDKLLNVLQLQSLQDTNQPPTTNNYQLIEASINQKTLELKPIPFTSAVDFSENKKYLKYALIPILLITVILFAAPSIITDGTKRLVKHTEYFEKQAPFQFVITNSDLKTVTQQDYELKVKLTGDEVPENVFVEIDGNEFKLDKENIVNFTYLFKNVQKSIPFQLVADGFKSKEYELVALPNPILLSFDIALSYPKYLNKKDEVIKNTGDLVIPAGTKLSWNFNTQNTEQIRLNFNDTSFSVAPARENNFSYSTRLFRDKNYSVTTANQYLKSKDSVTYSINVIPDAYPQITVAEKKDSTSNKRIYFRGEVKDDYGFNKLSFNYRFITNNDSAATDNYKKMTANGVPIALSKGVTQDQFFHYWDMTELGVAPGDQVEYYFEVWDNDGVTGSKSARSHKMIFKAPTLKELEENTDKNNNKIKEDLEESIREAKEVQKELADLQRKVAEKKDLSWEEKKKLKELLDKQKNLQKKIESVKNENQQNNEQKNEYKQQNEEVLEKQKQLEELFDKVMTPELKEKYDELQKLLEKMDKDKVQEALDKMKLENKDLLKELDRNLEIFKQLEVEQKLQESIDKLNDLAKKQEELAKQSEEKKTDAKDQKAKQDDLNKKFEDLKKDLKELEKKNNELEEPKKLENTDQKQEEIKSDMQKSSENLNENKKKDAAKSQKDASQKMEEMSQQMEKAQQQEEQQQAEEDIDKMRGLLENLIQLSFGQEALMGQLTKTKPNDPQYVKINQKQKKLKDDSKMIEDTLLALSKRVPQIAAAVNKEISAINMNMDKASEEITESQTPAYDGKNHKQEALSRQQFAMTSINNLALMLNEALKQMQMNAKNSKPGSGSCKKPGGKGEKPSMASMRKMQEQLNQQIKKLKDGMEKGGNKPGNKPGMGMGGMSKELAQLAAQQAALRQELQKMSDQINKDGKGAGGMSKIIEKMEETETDLVNKLISPETLKRQEEILTRLLESEKAEKEREMDEKRQSNESKNANFSNPNEFLEYNMLKQKETELLKTVPPSLTPFFKSKVNQYFNNFGN; encoded by the coding sequence GTAAGTATTATAAAAATCTGCTCTTACGCGGAGTAATTTATAGTACGGCTTTGGTTTTATTATTTTTTGTGTCTGCCACTACGCTTGAATACTTTGCTCATTTTAACTCTGCTGTCAGAACCGTTCTCTTTTATTCCTTTGTTTTGGCTTCTCTCTTCATTTTAGTGAAGTACATCGCTATTCCCGTTTCCAAACTTTATAAAATCGGGAAAATTATTTCGCACGAAGAAGCATCTGCAATCATTGGAAAACACTTTTCGAATGTGCAAGATAAACTGTTGAATGTATTGCAACTACAATCGCTTCAAGACACCAACCAACCACCGACAACGAATAACTATCAACTAATTGAAGCTAGCATCAATCAAAAAACGCTGGAATTAAAACCTATTCCATTTACTTCTGCAGTTGATTTTTCAGAAAATAAAAAATATCTAAAATATGCGCTGATTCCGATTTTGCTGATTACTGTCATTCTCTTTGCCGCACCCAGCATCATCACTGATGGAACAAAGCGCTTGGTGAAACATACCGAATATTTTGAAAAACAAGCTCCGTTTCAATTTGTGATTACGAATTCTGATTTAAAAACGGTAACGCAACAAGATTATGAGTTGAAAGTAAAACTCACCGGTGATGAAGTTCCTGAAAATGTATTTGTTGAAATTGACGGCAATGAGTTTAAGTTGGACAAAGAAAACATTGTCAATTTTACATACCTCTTTAAGAATGTTCAAAAAAGCATCCCCTTTCAACTCGTTGCTGATGGCTTCAAATCAAAGGAATACGAGTTGGTTGCACTGCCCAACCCAATCTTATTAAGTTTTGATATTGCATTGTCGTATCCGAAATATTTAAATAAAAAAGATGAAGTAATTAAAAATACAGGCGACTTGGTAATCCCTGCAGGAACCAAACTCAGCTGGAATTTCAACACTCAAAATACCGAACAAATTCGGTTAAATTTTAACGACACCTCTTTTTCAGTTGCTCCTGCACGTGAAAATAATTTTAGTTATTCCACCCGCTTGTTCCGCGACAAAAATTATTCTGTTACCACAGCAAATCAATATTTGAAAAGCAAAGATTCTGTTACCTATTCTATTAATGTTATTCCGGACGCTTACCCCCAAATTACCGTAGCAGAAAAGAAGGATTCTACCTCTAATAAACGCATCTATTTCCGTGGCGAAGTGAAAGACGACTATGGATTTAACAAACTTTCGTTTAACTATCGTTTTATCACAAACAACGATTCTGCTGCAACCGACAACTACAAGAAGATGACAGCCAACGGTGTTCCCATTGCACTTAGCAAAGGGGTTACCCAAGACCAGTTTTTTCACTACTGGGATATGACCGAATTGGGAGTTGCTCCGGGAGACCAGGTTGAATATTATTTTGAAGTTTGGGATAACGATGGTGTAACAGGCAGTAAGTCAGCGCGCAGCCATAAAATGATTTTTAAAGCTCCTACATTAAAAGAGCTGGAAGAAAATACCGACAAAAACAATAATAAGATTAAGGAAGATTTGGAAGAAAGCATCCGTGAAGCAAAAGAGGTGCAAAAAGAGCTTGCTGACTTACAACGCAAGGTTGCAGAGAAAAAAGATTTATCCTGGGAAGAAAAAAAGAAATTGAAAGAATTACTCGACAAACAAAAAAATCTTCAAAAGAAAATCGAATCGGTTAAAAATGAAAACCAACAGAATAATGAGCAAAAGAATGAATACAAACAACAAAACGAGGAGGTTTTAGAAAAACAAAAACAACTCGAAGAGTTGTTTGATAAGGTAATGACTCCTGAGCTGAAAGAAAAATACGATGAGTTGCAAAAACTCTTAGAAAAAATGGATAAGGATAAAGTGCAGGAAGCTTTGGATAAAATGAAGTTGGAAAACAAAGATTTATTAAAAGAATTAGATCGCAACCTCGAAATTTTCAAACAATTAGAAGTAGAACAAAAACTTCAAGAAAGCATTGATAAACTAAATGATTTGGCAAAAAAGCAAGAAGAACTTGCCAAACAATCAGAAGAGAAAAAGACGGATGCTAAAGACCAAAAAGCAAAACAAGACGATTTAAATAAAAAGTTTGAGGATTTGAAAAAGGATTTGAAAGAGCTTGAAAAAAAGAACAACGAATTGGAAGAACCTAAAAAGCTTGAAAACACAGATCAAAAGCAGGAGGAAATAAAAAGTGACATGCAAAAAAGCAGCGAAAATCTGAATGAAAACAAAAAGAAAGATGCTGCCAAATCTCAAAAAGATGCTTCTCAAAAAATGGAAGAAATGAGCCAGCAGATGGAGAAAGCACAGCAACAAGAAGAACAACAACAAGCTGAGGAAGACATTGATAAAATGAGAGGCTTATTGGAAAATCTTATTCAGCTGTCATTCGGACAAGAAGCATTGATGGGACAATTGACAAAAACAAAACCCAACGATCCTCAATATGTGAAAATCAATCAGAAGCAGAAGAAATTGAAAGATGATTCGAAGATGATTGAAGATACATTGTTGGCGCTTAGCAAACGGGTACCGCAAATTGCTGCTGCTGTGAACAAAGAAATTAGTGCAATCAATATGAACATGGACAAAGCTTCGGAAGAAATTACCGAATCTCAAACCCCTGCATATGATGGAAAAAACCACAAACAAGAAGCATTAAGTCGTCAACAATTCGCCATGACCTCTATCAATAATCTGGCATTGATGCTCAATGAAGCACTCAAACAAATGCAGATGAATGCTAAAAACAGCAAACCGGGAAGTGGTAGCTGTAAAAAACCGGGTGGAAAAGGAGAAAAACCATCCATGGCCAGTATGCGCAAAATGCAGGAACAACTCAATCAGCAAATTAAAAAGCTGAAAGATGGGATGGAAAAAGGTGGCAATAAACCAGGAAACAAACCTGGAATGGGCATGGGAGGAATGAGTAAAGAATTGGCTCAACTTGCTGCACAACAGGCTGCTTTGCGCCAAGAATTGCAAAAAATGTCGGATCAAATCAATAAAGATGGAAAAGGAGCCGGAGGAATGAGCAAAATTATTGAGAAAATGGAAGAAACGGAGACGGATTTGGTCAATAAACTCATCAGTCCGGAAACTTTAAAGCGCCAAGAAGAAATCCTGACTCGCTTGCTAGAAAGCGAAAAGGCGGAGAAAGAACGAGAAATGGATGAAAAAAGACAATCAAATGAATCAAAAAATGCAAATTTTAGTAACCCTAATGAATTTTTGGAGTATAATATGCTGAAACAAAAAGAAACGGAATTACTCAAAACGGTTCCACCGTCCTTAACTCCTTTCTTTAAGTCAAAAGTAAACCAATACTTCAACAACTTTGGAAACTAA
- a CDS encoding T9SS type A sorting domain-containing protein — MKRYFLLLLLAILMTHSQSKAQVTLGISPYSVIISNDTLPGGATDSIFFWVVNSGAAAFSDNITFHTEVQDSSGVFYLPIDTSNTGIVTIPANDSLKFTLYPTYTIGPALYHYDINVIVIWPVALTASTGDSLTYIEVLTIPIGVDELDLTRLIKAYPNPTSNNFTLENTGKNAIEEVRIYDLTGRLIQTEKNPLFICTDQWKAGTYLIKIQLENKQTRTIRVIKQ; from the coding sequence ATGAAACGATATTTCTTGCTCCTCCTCTTGGCAATTTTAATGACCCATAGTCAGTCAAAAGCTCAAGTAACATTAGGCATTAGCCCATACTCCGTTATTATAAGTAACGATACGCTGCCGGGAGGAGCTACCGACAGCATTTTCTTTTGGGTTGTAAACAGCGGAGCTGCAGCCTTTAGTGATAACATTACATTCCATACTGAAGTGCAAGACTCTTCCGGTGTTTTTTATTTGCCTATTGATACTTCTAATACAGGTATAGTAACCATACCAGCAAACGACAGTCTCAAATTCACTCTTTACCCTACTTATACAATTGGACCGGCTTTATATCATTACGACATCAATGTAATTGTAATTTGGCCGGTAGCTTTAACGGCAAGCACCGGAGACTCATTAACTTATATTGAAGTGCTTACGATCCCTATTGGTGTTGATGAGCTCGATTTAACTCGACTCATAAAAGCTTATCCGAATCCGACATCCAACAATTTTACGCTCGAAAACACGGGTAAAAATGCTATTGAAGAAGTAAGAATTTACGATTTAACAGGCCGTTTGATTCAAACTGAAAAAAATCCACTGTTCATCTGTACCGATCAGTGGAAAGCGGGAACGTATTTGATTAAGATTCAACTCGAAAACAAACAAACCCGAACGATTCGAGTCATTAAACAATAA